A stretch of the Candidatus Zixiibacteriota bacterium genome encodes the following:
- a CDS encoding class I SAM-dependent methyltransferase yields MNSRQDKIYPDSGVELTTLTAINYDNIMNIATLGFYRRFIGRAIKIMSIQPGDKILDLGCGTGRNACIMASYLSDAGGITGMDISPIMERQFRNKCAKYKNAKFIRQRIDLPFSLSEQFDKIFISFVIHGFPHKVRQTVIENIYTHLKPGGSFFMLDFAEFDMTNMPPLYRFIFKTIECKYAFDFIKRDWKQLLESNNFAGFGEHFFFKKYIRLLKAKK; encoded by the coding sequence ATGAACTCAAGACAAGATAAAATATATCCCGACTCAGGAGTTGAATTAACAACCTTAACGGCAATAAATTATGATAATATAATGAACATTGCCACATTGGGTTTTTATCGCAGATTTATTGGCCGGGCAATAAAGATAATGAGTATTCAGCCCGGAGATAAAATTCTCGATTTAGGTTGCGGCACGGGACGCAACGCCTGCATTATGGCGTCATATTTAAGTGATGCCGGGGGGATAACCGGCATGGATATCTCGCCTATAATGGAAAGGCAATTCAGAAATAAGTGTGCTAAATATAAAAATGCTAAATTTATCCGGCAAAGAATTGATCTTCCGTTCTCACTATCGGAGCAATTTGATAAAATATTTATCAGCTTTGTAATCCACGGTTTTCCGCATAAAGTTCGCCAAACGGTTATCGAAAATATTTATACTCACCTAAAACCAGGCGGGTCATTTTTCATGCTTGATTTTGCTGAATTTGACATGACTAACATGCCGCCATTATACCGTTTTATTTTCAAAACCATTGAATGTAAATATGCTTTTGATTTTATCAAAAGAGACTGGAAGCAGCTGCTGGAAAGTAATAATTTCGCTGGTTTTGGAGAGCATTTTTTCTTCAAAAAATATATAAGATTGCTGAAAGCCAAAAAATGA